From the genome of Candidatus Zixiibacteriota bacterium, one region includes:
- a CDS encoding efflux RND transporter periplasmic adaptor subunit, with the protein MENEKNNYDLSSLRIDRSKKFNDRPKSRIWLWGGLAVIGAATVLAYFSLRESVTPAQSVQIASVTRMTGSDAAAELVATGYVVAQRLAEVASKGTGRLAFIGFDEGDVVVKGEVIARLENEDIKANLDLARARLAQATVDTLNLGRQYRRQVALRDSGAVTQEMMESAESAYLGSLAAAKAAEATVRIAEVDLENTIIRAPFDGTVLTKNAEVGEIVAPFASSASSKGSVVTLADMTSLEVEADVNESNINKVIPNQRCEIVLDAYPSVRYKGYVKKIVPTADRSRATVLTRVAFAEIDDRVLPEMSARVNFFVENGGPDAQATALTVPDEAVTSRDGKTVVFRIVNDVVSEVTVETGRDLGSRTEILSGLGEGDRVVLSPPGKLTDGQKITESP; encoded by the coding sequence ATGGAAAACGAGAAAAACAACTACGATCTGTCATCGTTGCGAATCGATCGCAGCAAGAAATTCAACGATCGCCCGAAATCCCGGATTTGGCTCTGGGGGGGTCTGGCCGTCATCGGCGCCGCGACAGTGCTGGCATACTTCTCACTCAGGGAGTCGGTGACACCGGCACAAAGCGTGCAGATAGCCTCGGTGACACGAATGACCGGTTCCGATGCGGCGGCTGAGTTGGTGGCAACCGGATATGTTGTAGCTCAGCGCCTGGCCGAAGTTGCGTCGAAGGGCACGGGTCGGCTGGCTTTTATCGGATTTGACGAGGGTGACGTGGTCGTCAAAGGCGAGGTGATCGCCCGACTCGAGAATGAGGACATCAAGGCGAACCTGGACCTGGCGCGGGCCCGGCTGGCGCAAGCGACCGTGGACACGCTCAACCTCGGACGGCAGTATCGTCGACAGGTGGCTCTTCGTGATTCAGGCGCCGTGACACAGGAGATGATGGAATCGGCGGAGTCCGCGTATCTTGGGTCGCTGGCCGCGGCGAAAGCGGCCGAGGCGACGGTGCGGATCGCTGAGGTCGATCTCGAAAACACGATCATTCGGGCGCCGTTCGACGGCACGGTGCTGACGAAGAACGCCGAGGTCGGCGAAATCGTTGCACCCTTCGCGTCGTCCGCGTCATCGAAGGGTTCCGTGGTAACTCTTGCCGATATGACGTCGCTGGAGGTTGAAGCCGACGTCAATGAGTCAAATATCAACAAAGTGATTCCCAATCAGCGGTGTGAGATCGTACTAGATGCGTACCCGTCGGTACGGTACAAGGGATACGTAAAAAAGATCGTACCGACGGCCGATCGGTCGCGCGCGACTGTCCTGACGCGGGTAGCGTTTGCCGAAATCGACGATCGAGTTCTTCCGGAAATGTCGGCGCGGGTGAACTTCTTTGTCGAGAATGGCGGCCCCGATGCGCAGGCAACGGCGCTCACGGTTCCGGACGAGGCTGTCACTTCGAGAGACGGCAAGACGGTGGTATTTCGGATCGTGAACGACGTCGTGAGCGAGGTGACCGTGGAAACCGGGCGTGATCTTGGGTCGCGCACGGAGATACTCAGCGGACTGGGCGAGGGGGACCGGGTGGTGCTGTCGCCTCCGGGCAAACTGACCGACGGGCAGAAGATCACCGAATCACCGTAG
- a CDS encoding ABC transporter ATP-binding protein — MAEPIVQLTSVFKSYYRGRLEIPVLHDISLTFREGQFVALMGPSGSGKTTLLNLIAGIDRPSAGQVTVAGEDIDRLSESDMARWRAENIGFIFQFYNLMPVLNAFENVELPLLLTRLSRSERRQQVETALNIVGLGDRMDHYPNQLSGGQEQRVAIARAVVTDPRLLLADEPTGDLDKQSAEDIMELLSRLNREFGKTIIMVTHDPRAAEAAQVVQHLDKGELVDA, encoded by the coding sequence ATGGCAGAGCCGATCGTTCAACTCACTTCCGTATTCAAGTCCTATTACCGGGGACGGTTGGAAATCCCGGTCCTCCACGACATAAGCCTCACGTTTCGCGAAGGTCAGTTCGTCGCGCTCATGGGGCCGTCCGGATCGGGCAAAACGACCTTGTTGAATCTGATCGCGGGAATCGATCGTCCGTCGGCGGGCCAGGTGACGGTCGCCGGAGAAGATATCGACCGGCTATCGGAATCGGATATGGCGCGATGGCGGGCCGAGAATATCGGCTTCATTTTCCAGTTCTACAATCTCATGCCGGTGCTGAATGCGTTTGAAAACGTGGAGTTGCCGCTGCTATTGACCCGCCTGAGCCGGTCTGAACGCCGGCAGCAGGTGGAGACGGCGCTAAACATCGTCGGACTCGGCGACCGGATGGACCACTACCCCAACCAATTGTCGGGTGGACAGGAACAGCGGGTCGCCATCGCCCGAGCAGTGGTCACCGATCCGCGCTTGCTGCTGGCCGACGAGCCGACCGGTGATCTGGACAAGCAGTCCGCCGAGGACATCATGGAGCTGCTGTCGCGCCTGAACCGGGAATTCGGCAAAACGATCATCATGGTGACGCACGACCCGCGCGCGGCGGAAGCCGCGCAGGTGGTCCAGCATCTCGACAAAGGTGAACTGGTCGACGCATGA
- a CDS encoding ABC transporter permease has product MRLLKIIYRNTLRHWLRTSLTVFGLAIAVVAFIVIRTTIDAWYAQSEAASPDRLVTRHAVSLTFFLPLAYASRIEDVDGVNMVSHASWFGGIYVEPKNFFANFAVDHTTYLDLYPEFQLSDEERTAFMSERNAAVVGRKLADRFGWQVGDRVQLQGTIFPGDWELVIRGIYTGARENTDESSMLFRWDFVDERMRSESPGRAGYVGTFIERIDDPSRAADISSKIDALFLNSIAETKTETEEAFNLSFVAMAGSIVLGLKAISILVIGIILLVLGNTMAMTARERVSEYAVMKTLGFRPIHIVGLIFGESLFIAAIGGGLGILLAFPLGALVQIALSAFFPVYNIAVVTVLLASLAAFVVGLLAAVFPAIKAVRTPIVDGLRIVD; this is encoded by the coding sequence ATGAGGCTGTTGAAGATCATTTATCGGAACACGCTGCGGCACTGGCTGAGGACATCGCTGACGGTTTTTGGTCTGGCTATCGCCGTGGTGGCGTTCATTGTCATCAGGACGACGATCGACGCCTGGTACGCGCAATCCGAAGCGGCATCGCCCGACCGACTGGTAACCAGGCATGCGGTTTCACTCACGTTCTTTCTTCCCCTTGCGTATGCGAGCCGAATCGAGGACGTCGATGGAGTGAATATGGTGTCGCATGCCAGCTGGTTCGGCGGCATTTATGTGGAGCCCAAGAACTTCTTTGCGAATTTCGCGGTCGATCATACGACGTACCTCGATTTGTATCCGGAGTTTCAGTTGTCCGACGAGGAGCGCACCGCCTTCATGAGCGAGCGCAACGCGGCGGTTGTCGGGCGCAAGCTCGCGGATCGATTCGGCTGGCAGGTGGGCGACCGCGTCCAGCTGCAGGGCACTATTTTCCCGGGGGACTGGGAGCTGGTAATTCGGGGGATCTACACCGGCGCGCGTGAAAACACCGACGAAAGCAGCATGCTGTTTCGATGGGATTTTGTCGACGAGCGGATGCGCAGCGAGTCACCGGGGCGTGCCGGCTATGTCGGGACATTCATCGAGCGTATCGACGACCCTTCGCGGGCGGCGGATATTTCGTCGAAGATCGACGCGCTTTTCCTGAATTCGATCGCTGAGACGAAAACAGAGACCGAGGAGGCGTTCAACCTGAGTTTCGTAGCCATGGCGGGGTCGATCGTTCTCGGACTGAAAGCCATCTCGATTCTGGTGATCGGCATCATCCTGCTCGTGCTCGGAAATACGATGGCCATGACGGCCCGGGAGCGGGTTTCGGAGTACGCGGTGATGAAAACGCTGGGATTTCGGCCCATTCATATCGTGGGGCTCATATTCGGGGAATCCCTGTTTATCGCCGCCATCGGCGGAGGGTTGGGCATTCTGCTTGCGTTTCCGCTCGGTGCGCTGGTGCAAATCGCCTTGAGTGCTTTTTTCCCGGTGTACAACATTGCGGTCGTTACGGTGCTCCTGGCTTCACTCGCGGCGTTTGTGGTCGGGCTGCTCGCGGCGGTCTTCCCTGCGATTAAGGCGGTCCGGACACCAATAGTTGACGGACTGAGAATAGTCGATTGA
- a CDS encoding ABC transporter permease yields the protein MRLLAAYSFRNVIARRLTSTLTIIGVALVVFVFCAVLMLSHGLRQTLVDTGFDDNAIIIRKASQTEIQSILPRDMANVVRADPAIAPAPDGGPFASGELMVLINQPKRGSNDPSNVPIRGVSPNSMTIRPNIGLVEGRMWKPGTSEIIAGAKVARNFQGCGLGESVRFASRDWTVVGVFETDGSGFESELWGDYEQLAQAFQRPIFSSITVRVPGEAKFAALRERLENDPRVTVDVKREKEYYAEQSNFTRTYINVLGLIISVIFAAGATVGAMITMYASVAGRTTEIGTLRALGFSRFTVLLTFLVESIFMGLIGGSFGVLAATFLRQFEVSTTNWDTFAELAFGFETSWGIVVGGFCFAVAMGVVGGFLPALQASQVRIIEALRAK from the coding sequence ATGCGTTTGCTCGCGGCATATTCGTTTCGCAACGTCATCGCGCGTCGGTTGACATCGACGCTGACAATCATAGGCGTGGCGCTGGTGGTGTTTGTTTTTTGTGCCGTACTCATGCTTTCACATGGGCTCAGGCAGACGCTTGTGGATACCGGCTTCGATGACAACGCGATTATCATCCGCAAGGCGTCTCAGACCGAGATACAGTCAATTCTTCCCCGAGACATGGCAAACGTCGTTCGCGCTGATCCCGCAATTGCACCGGCGCCGGACGGCGGTCCATTTGCCTCGGGGGAACTGATGGTACTGATAAATCAGCCGAAGCGGGGAAGCAACGACCCGAGTAACGTTCCGATACGCGGCGTCAGCCCCAACTCCATGACCATTCGTCCCAATATTGGCCTTGTGGAAGGACGGATGTGGAAGCCGGGGACGTCGGAGATCATCGCGGGTGCGAAGGTGGCACGAAACTTCCAGGGATGCGGTCTCGGCGAATCCGTACGATTTGCGTCGCGGGACTGGACGGTGGTGGGTGTATTTGAAACCGACGGATCCGGTTTTGAGTCGGAACTCTGGGGAGACTATGAGCAGCTGGCGCAGGCGTTTCAGCGGCCCATCTTTTCCTCTATCACCGTTCGGGTGCCCGGAGAAGCGAAGTTTGCGGCTCTCAGAGAACGACTCGAGAACGACCCGCGCGTGACTGTCGACGTCAAGCGCGAGAAGGAGTACTACGCCGAGCAGTCCAATTTCACTCGCACGTATATCAACGTGCTGGGGCTGATCATCTCCGTTATCTTTGCCGCGGGTGCGACAGTTGGCGCCATGATCACGATGTATGCAAGTGTCGCGGGCCGGACCACGGAGATAGGAACACTGAGGGCGCTTGGCTTCTCGCGATTCACGGTTTTGCTCACGTTTCTCGTTGAAAGCATATTCATGGGACTTATCGGCGGTTCGTTCGGCGTGCTTGCCGCGACGTTTCTGCGTCAGTTCGAAGTATCCACGACCAATTGGGACACGTTTGCGGAGCTGGCATTCGGTTTCGAGACGTCGTGGGGGATTGTTGTGGGCGGGTTTTGTTTTGCAGTTGCCATGGGAGTGGTCGGGGGCTTCCTGCCGGCGCTGCAGGCGTCACAAGTCCGTATCATTGAGGCGCTTCGCGCGAAGTGA
- a CDS encoding sulfite exporter TauE/SafE family protein yields the protein MSPDTYITIDLITALRVIMLGFVGGVLSGFMGIGGAFFMTPGMMNLGVPGVIAVGTSLTQRFGKALIGSGKHRELGHVDRKLGIYMLFSALIGTGLAVWLNTRFYASQATSATGTAASDLYISVVYVGVLGIVSLGMLKDASAKDNRGPSTRIAEFLSHLKIPPMIYFPTADVRISFWLVSAVGLMTGFLAGAIGSGGFVGVPAMIYAFGVPTVVAAGTQLFLAIFMQAGGAVAYAWDGMVDLRLVALLLTGSLIGVYFGTYGTRILKERILRLTTGLIILVCVVSRSFELPVYLSRLGKLPLTSFTESVLSWVSHAILYTGGLAGMVIILGAVLRSYRRRRAVQELMRR from the coding sequence ATGTCGCCCGATACCTATATAACCATCGACCTCATCACGGCCCTGCGCGTTATCATGCTCGGGTTTGTCGGCGGTGTGCTGAGCGGATTCATGGGTATCGGCGGCGCGTTTTTTATGACGCCCGGCATGATGAACCTCGGTGTACCCGGCGTCATCGCGGTGGGGACGAGTTTGACACAACGCTTCGGAAAAGCGTTGATCGGTTCGGGTAAGCATCGCGAGCTTGGCCATGTCGATCGCAAGCTCGGCATATATATGCTGTTCTCGGCGCTGATCGGTACCGGGCTTGCCGTCTGGCTCAATACCCGCTTCTATGCGAGTCAGGCGACTTCCGCAACCGGCACGGCGGCAAGCGACCTCTATATCAGCGTCGTGTATGTCGGCGTACTCGGTATCGTCTCGCTCGGTATGCTGAAAGATGCGTCGGCAAAAGACAACCGCGGACCGTCTACACGGATCGCCGAATTCCTCTCGCATCTGAAGATCCCTCCCATGATCTACTTCCCGACCGCCGACGTACGGATCTCTTTCTGGCTGGTGTCCGCCGTCGGCCTGATGACCGGGTTCCTGGCGGGAGCCATCGGTTCCGGCGGATTTGTCGGCGTTCCCGCCATGATCTACGCCTTCGGCGTCCCGACCGTCGTTGCCGCAGGCACTCAGCTGTTCCTGGCCATATTCATGCAGGCGGGCGGTGCTGTTGCGTACGCCTGGGACGGCATGGTCGACCTGCGGCTGGTCGCCCTGCTTCTGACAGGGTCCCTCATTGGAGTCTATTTTGGGACCTACGGCACCCGCATCCTCAAAGAACGGATTCTCCGCCTCACGACAGGACTGATTATCCTCGTGTGTGTCGTGAGCCGATCGTTCGAGCTGCCCGTCTATCTGTCCCGGCTGGGCAAACTACCCCTGACCAGTTTCACCGAGTCAGTGCTGTCGTGGGTGAGCCATGCCATTCTGTATACCGGCGGCCTGGCGGGAATGGTGATCATTCTCGGAGCGGTGCTGAGATCGTACCGACGCCGGCGGGCCGTTCAGGAATTGATGCGGCGGTAG
- a CDS encoding cytidylate kinase-like family protein, with product MSLITVSRGTYSGGHELSQKLADELGWQYVSREQLAEEAKRCGVPVDLLQEAIHKPPLLYEEMAQERLAYLACVRVQLCDKVLQGGVVYDGHAGHMLLSGVPNILRVRVVADTDFRTHVVMHTMGKSYREAKEYIAHVDLDRDRWSRFLYHVDWRDLFYYDVLVNISQTGINHALDKVKTMAGLPEFKFGDAARSSLLNLRLASLAHYRLLHDDRTRHLSVKIGAHAGILTVVGRPQDAEQMPAVRDVLESVPGVTDVRITLAAGVILFVQDRFKRADPSLQDVCTLADRSDNAVQLLRLAGPDATPGADFFDASTSHEEEVGIEVHDLIHPEPPDGAVIEAGDDLAECAAILCEKCRSAGVATFYGSADWLLSHLESSRVASMVVLGELFLNRSAAIRTRLRDQLARRFSYRLHVPVVTTEEISQKVRFSTLDTLRLAAVVLLSTAVVWLLLAHQQDLLRVLRTSDTMWFRPLAGLSVVVCTAGYAWLWGSAVKVILKLARFE from the coding sequence ATGTCACTTATAACCGTTTCGCGCGGCACCTACAGCGGGGGGCACGAACTCTCTCAGAAACTGGCCGATGAACTCGGCTGGCAGTATGTGAGTCGGGAGCAACTCGCCGAAGAGGCGAAGCGCTGTGGCGTGCCGGTAGACCTGCTGCAGGAAGCCATTCATAAACCCCCGCTCCTGTATGAGGAAATGGCACAGGAGCGCCTCGCCTACCTCGCCTGTGTGCGGGTTCAGCTCTGCGACAAAGTTCTACAGGGCGGGGTCGTCTACGACGGGCACGCCGGACACATGCTGCTGAGCGGCGTACCGAACATCCTGCGCGTCCGGGTTGTAGCCGACACCGACTTCCGTACCCATGTCGTCATGCACACCATGGGCAAATCCTACCGTGAGGCCAAAGAGTATATCGCCCATGTCGACCTCGACCGTGACCGCTGGTCGCGTTTCCTCTACCACGTAGACTGGCGTGATCTGTTTTACTACGACGTGCTCGTCAACATATCGCAGACCGGGATAAACCACGCCTTGGATAAAGTCAAGACCATGGCCGGCCTGCCCGAGTTCAAGTTCGGGGACGCCGCCCGTTCATCTTTGCTCAATCTCCGACTCGCGTCGTTGGCGCACTACCGCCTGCTGCACGACGACCGCACGCGTCACCTGTCCGTCAAGATCGGGGCCCATGCCGGCATCCTGACGGTAGTCGGGCGGCCGCAGGATGCCGAACAGATGCCGGCTGTTCGCGACGTCCTTGAATCGGTTCCGGGCGTTACCGATGTGCGTATCACGCTTGCCGCCGGTGTCATACTTTTCGTACAGGACCGATTCAAACGCGCCGACCCCAGCCTTCAGGACGTATGTACGCTCGCCGATCGGTCCGATAACGCCGTTCAGTTGTTGCGGCTCGCCGGACCCGATGCAACGCCGGGCGCGGACTTCTTCGACGCCTCCACGTCGCATGAGGAAGAGGTCGGTATCGAAGTGCACGATCTGATCCATCCGGAGCCACCCGACGGCGCCGTGATCGAAGCCGGCGACGATCTGGCCGAGTGCGCCGCCATTCTCTGCGAAAAGTGCCGCTCGGCCGGCGTGGCGACATTTTACGGATCCGCCGACTGGCTGTTGTCCCATCTCGAATCGTCACGAGTCGCATCGATGGTCGTGCTTGGCGAACTGTTTCTCAACCGCTCGGCGGCGATTCGCACCCGGCTGCGCGACCAACTTGCGCGCCGGTTCTCCTATCGGCTGCACGTTCCCGTCGTCACGACGGAGGAGATCTCCCAGAAGGTCAGGTTCTCAACGCTCGACACTCTTCGGCTCGCAGCGGTGGTGCTGCTCTCGACGGCCGTGGTCTGGCTCCTGCTCGCTCATCAGCAGGACCTGCTCCGCGTGCTGCGGACGAGCGACACGATGTGGTTTCGACCGCTGGCGGGCCTGTCTGTGGTTGTTTGTACGGCCGGCTATGCGTGGCTCTGGGGCTCGGCCGTGAAGGTGATCCTGAAACTCGCACGATTCGAATAG
- a CDS encoding ZIP family metal transporter, translating to MFEALENLNPITQALLATCFTWFMTGLGAAMTFLTREFSRRTLDMMLGFAAGVMIAASYWSLLAPAIEMSEGGSVPVWVPAVTGFLLGAIFLRGVDMVLPHVHIGFKTSEAEGIHTHWKRTTLLVLAITLHNIPEGLAVGVAFGAVAAGMPSATFAGAVALAIGIGIQNFPEGAAVSVPLRREGISAGRSFWYGQLSGMVEPVAGVAGAALVLAAQPILPYALAFAAGAMIFVVVEEVIPESQSKGHSDYATMGAILGFAVMMTLDVALG from the coding sequence ATGTTTGAAGCCTTAGAGAATCTCAACCCGATCACACAAGCATTGCTCGCGACGTGTTTCACGTGGTTTATGACCGGGCTTGGCGCAGCCATGACTTTTCTTACCCGTGAGTTCAGTCGGCGCACACTCGACATGATGCTCGGGTTCGCTGCGGGGGTAATGATTGCGGCCAGTTATTGGTCGCTGCTGGCACCCGCTATCGAGATGTCTGAAGGCGGATCGGTGCCGGTGTGGGTGCCCGCCGTGACGGGATTTTTGCTTGGGGCGATTTTCCTGAGGGGCGTCGATATGGTCCTACCTCACGTTCACATCGGCTTCAAGACCTCGGAGGCCGAGGGGATTCATACGCACTGGAAACGAACGACCTTGCTGGTACTGGCAATCACGCTTCATAACATTCCCGAAGGACTGGCGGTTGGGGTAGCATTCGGCGCCGTGGCGGCCGGGATGCCTTCGGCAACGTTCGCGGGAGCGGTGGCCCTTGCGATCGGAATCGGCATCCAGAATTTCCCCGAAGGTGCAGCCGTTTCCGTACCGCTGCGGAGGGAAGGAATATCGGCGGGCCGGAGTTTCTGGTATGGGCAGTTGTCGGGTATGGTGGAACCGGTTGCCGGGGTGGCGGGAGCCGCGCTGGTGCTCGCAGCCCAACCGATATTGCCGTACGCCCTTGCATTCGCGGCCGGCGCGATGATCTTTGTCGTGGTGGAAGAAGTCATCCCGGAATCGCAGAGCAAGGGACATTCGGATTACGCAACGATGGGGGCAATTCTGGGATTCGCCGTCATGATGACGCTCGATGTCGCCCTGGGATAG
- a CDS encoding YkgJ family cysteine cluster protein — protein MKEIDAFKEKVLKEYPRLKPDSVFRFDCHHGVACFNRCCGDVNIFLTPYDIIRLKNNLGITSDDFLDRYTITPFSKDSKFPVVLLRMEDDDRKSCPFNRPEGCSVYADRPWACRMYPLGVASPGEGAEAIEEEFYFLLQESVCRGFDDKKEWTIADYKRAQGVDDYDRNGEMFKHLTTHRYFGEGKMLSPEKMDMFYTVCYDIDNFRRFLFGSTFFSKFEVDDTTREKIKEDDVELLKFGYRWLRFALFGEKTMSVRSDALAARREKLGAEGGSGSAS, from the coding sequence ATGAAAGAAATCGATGCCTTCAAAGAAAAAGTCCTGAAAGAATACCCGCGACTCAAACCCGACAGCGTCTTTCGGTTCGACTGCCATCACGGTGTTGCCTGTTTCAACCGTTGTTGCGGTGACGTCAATATCTTCCTGACCCCGTACGACATCATCCGCCTGAAGAACAACCTCGGTATCACTTCCGATGACTTCCTCGACCGTTACACGATTACTCCCTTCAGCAAAGACTCCAAATTCCCGGTCGTGCTGCTGCGCATGGAGGACGATGACCGCAAGTCCTGTCCTTTCAACCGCCCGGAAGGGTGTTCCGTCTATGCCGACCGTCCCTGGGCCTGCCGCATGTATCCGCTCGGCGTAGCCTCACCCGGCGAGGGGGCCGAAGCGATTGAGGAGGAATTCTACTTCCTCCTGCAGGAATCCGTATGCCGCGGATTCGACGACAAAAAGGAATGGACCATCGCCGACTACAAGCGCGCACAGGGTGTGGACGATTACGACCGCAACGGCGAGATGTTCAAGCATCTTACCACCCATCGTTACTTTGGCGAAGGGAAAATGCTTTCGCCTGAGAAGATGGATATGTTCTATACGGTGTGTTACGATATCGATAACTTCCGCCGATTTCTGTTCGGGAGCACGTTCTTCAGCAAGTTCGAAGTCGATGATACGACCAGAGAGAAGATCAAGGAAGACGATGTCGAGCTGCTGAAGTTCGGATACCGATGGCTCCGGTTCGCTCTTTTCGGTGAAAAGACTATGAGTGTGCGCTCCGACGCTCTGGCGGCCCGCCGGGAGAAACTGGGCGCAGAAGGCGGATCCGGTTCCGCATCGTAA
- the aprA gene encoding adenylyl-sulfate reductase subunit alpha — protein MAKFEKVEVTTDLLILGGGMAACGAAVEAAYWAKKNGLKVTLVDKAAMDRSGAVAMGLSAINQYVGLHEGKNTVKDYVDYVRMDLMGIIREDLVANIARHVDSTVHLFEKWGLPIWKDAEGRYVHEGRWQLMINGESYKVIVAEAAKNALQEAGGEYFERVFITEPILDGDRIAGAIGFSTRENKAYVFRAKSVIVAMGGAVHVFKPRSTGEGLGRAWYPPWNSGSSAYFTLRAGAEMTSQEVRFIPVRFKDAYGPVGAWFLLFKSAATNAMGGNYMIERKDELESWKPYGLVKPIPANLRNWLGMLDVMEGKGPIFMRTAEAIQKIAADAGDEKAAKKKLKELEAEAWEDFLDMTISQAILWAANNVEPEKRSSEIAAAEPYFIGSHSGASGAWISGPEDLQNGQTKNDYFWGYSHMSTVKGMFCAGDASGASSHKFSSGSHAEGRICGKAAVKFVVENNTLPSMDTAAVDKMIEAQFKPLDVFAEFSGKTTDPEINPHYIKPKMFMFRLQKIMDEYVGGVSAQFATNKACLDRALELLAFLKEDSANLAAADLHELLRCWENVQRLWQAEAHTRTILFREETRWPGYYRRTDFPTMDEANWHCFANCRWIPGKNEWEMIKRPMLHLYPKAQEHELVGG, from the coding sequence ATGGCTAAATTCGAAAAAGTGGAAGTCACCACTGACCTTCTGATCCTCGGTGGTGGCATGGCAGCCTGTGGCGCAGCGGTGGAAGCTGCCTACTGGGCGAAGAAAAACGGCCTCAAGGTGACGCTGGTTGACAAGGCGGCGATGGATCGCTCCGGAGCCGTGGCCATGGGCCTCTCCGCCATCAACCAGTACGTCGGCCTGCATGAAGGCAAAAACACCGTGAAGGACTACGTGGACTACGTCCGCATGGACCTCATGGGTATTATCCGCGAAGACCTGGTGGCCAATATCGCCCGCCACGTCGACTCGACCGTCCACCTCTTCGAGAAGTGGGGTCTGCCGATTTGGAAAGACGCGGAAGGCCGCTACGTGCACGAAGGTCGTTGGCAGCTGATGATCAACGGCGAATCGTACAAGGTGATCGTCGCCGAAGCCGCCAAGAACGCGCTCCAGGAAGCGGGCGGAGAGTACTTTGAACGCGTGTTCATCACCGAGCCGATTCTCGATGGTGACCGGATCGCCGGTGCGATCGGTTTTTCGACCCGTGAGAACAAGGCGTATGTGTTCCGCGCCAAGTCGGTGATCGTCGCCATGGGTGGTGCCGTGCACGTCTTCAAGCCGCGCAGCACCGGCGAAGGTCTCGGCCGTGCGTGGTATCCGCCGTGGAACTCCGGTTCATCGGCCTACTTCACGCTTCGCGCCGGCGCCGAAATGACGTCGCAGGAAGTCCGGTTCATCCCGGTGCGCTTCAAGGATGCCTACGGTCCGGTCGGCGCATGGTTCCTGCTGTTCAAGTCGGCTGCGACCAACGCCATGGGCGGCAACTACATGATCGAGCGCAAGGACGAGCTGGAGAGCTGGAAGCCCTACGGTTTGGTCAAGCCGATTCCGGCCAACCTGCGCAACTGGCTTGGCATGCTCGATGTGATGGAAGGCAAGGGCCCGATCTTCATGCGGACGGCCGAAGCCATCCAGAAGATCGCTGCCGATGCCGGCGACGAAAAGGCCGCCAAGAAGAAACTGAAAGAGCTCGAAGCCGAGGCCTGGGAAGACTTCCTCGATATGACGATTTCGCAGGCGATTCTGTGGGCCGCCAACAACGTCGAGCCCGAGAAGCGCTCGTCTGAGATCGCTGCCGCTGAGCCGTATTTCATCGGTTCACACTCCGGCGCCTCCGGCGCCTGGATCTCCGGTCCGGAAGACCTCCAGAACGGCCAGACCAAAAACGACTATTTCTGGGGTTACAGCCACATGTCGACCGTCAAGGGAATGTTCTGTGCTGGTGACGCCTCCGGTGCCTCCTCGCACAAGTTCTCCTCTGGCTCGCATGCCGAAGGTCGCATCTGCGGTAAGGCCGCGGTGAAGTTCGTCGTCGAGAACAACACCCTGCCGTCCATGGACACGGCCGCCGTCGACAAGATGATCGAAGCCCAGTTCAAGCCGCTGGATGTCTTTGCCGAATTCTCCGGCAAGACGACCGACCCGGAAATCAACCCGCACTACATCAAGCCGAAAATGTTCATGTTCCGCCTGCAGAAGATCATGGACGAGTACGTCGGAGGCGTCTCCGCGCAGTTCGCCACCAACAAGGCGTGTCTCGACCGTGCCCTCGAACTGCTGGCCTTCTTGAAGGAAGACTCTGCGAACCTCGCGGCTGCGGACCTGCACGAACTGCTCCGGTGCTGGGAAAACGTCCAGCGCCTGTGGCAGGCCGAGGCCCACACCCGCACGATTCTCTTCCGCGAAGAGACTCGCTGGCCGGGATACTACCGCCGCACTGACTTCCCGACGATGGACGAGGCCAATTGGCATTGCTTCGCCAACTGCCGCTGGATCCCCGGAAAGAACGAGTGGGAAATGATCAAGCGGCCGATGCTCCATCTGTATCCGAAGGCTCAGGAACACGAGCTGGTCGGCGGATAG